A section of the Flaviflexus equikiangi genome encodes:
- a CDS encoding TetR/AcrR family transcriptional regulator — MGRPQAFDTDAVVRSARNVFWRLGYESTSVPDLEAATGLNRSSIYHAFGSKRGLFDTSVESYLTEVVRPRLEPLTGEKISPRALVDYLVALRSALAERSALASHGCMLINTAGARIGQDEAVREAIAGYQRELRAAFLRGLQAAHPELDDETADRGSRIIAALVITALALTRADFDAAMENVNTAIELAAGANTGGSVRG, encoded by the coding sequence ATGGGCCGCCCGCAAGCATTCGACACGGACGCCGTCGTGCGCTCAGCCCGAAACGTCTTCTGGCGACTCGGCTACGAGAGCACCTCCGTACCCGACCTTGAGGCCGCCACGGGTTTGAACCGGTCGAGCATCTATCACGCATTCGGCAGCAAACGCGGCCTCTTCGATACCAGCGTTGAGAGTTACCTTACGGAGGTCGTGCGTCCGCGACTCGAGCCCCTCACAGGCGAAAAAATCTCCCCACGGGCACTCGTCGATTACCTGGTCGCGCTTCGCTCAGCCCTCGCTGAACGGTCCGCGCTCGCGTCACACGGGTGCATGCTCATCAACACGGCTGGCGCGAGGATCGGTCAGGACGAAGCAGTGCGAGAAGCCATTGCCGGCTACCAGCGCGAACTGCGGGCGGCATTCTTGCGCGGGCTACAAGCCGCCCACCCCGAGCTCGACGACGAGACGGCGGATCGGGGATCGCGCATCATCGCCGCACTCGTCATTACCGCCCTTGCCCTCACCCGAGCAGATTTCGACGCAGCAATGGAGAATGTCAATACCGCCATCGAACTCGCTGCAGGCGCAAACACGGGAGGGTCCGTTCGCGGATAG